The segment CCGCCGCAGGTCCAGCAGGACGGGGCGGTGCGGGATGCCCCACAGCCGGGCCATCTCCACGGCGGCGGACACGGCGCACTCGCCCGCGCTCTCCGCCCCCGTCCCCTCGGGCAGTTCGGCCTGCTCGCGCCGCTCGGGGTCGTTGGTCCAGGGGCCGGGGAGCACCATCCGCCAGTTGACGGGCGCGCTCAGCTCGGGGGAGGCGAGCCACACGCCGAGGGCCTGCTGGCCGCGGAAGACCTGGCCCAGGTGGGGTGCGAACTGCTCGTCGACGCCGACCGAGTGCCGGCCGGCCTTGGGGATGTGGATCGGCCGGACCACCCACGCCCGGGGGGCCGCCGTCTGCTCGATGTGGTCGGCCAGGGCGATGCGCAGGGGGCGCCAGTCCCAGGCGGAGCTGGAGATGAAGTGGTGCAGGCTCTGGTCCACGCCGGCCCCGCCCAGCCGGGCGGCGATGTTGCGGATGGACTTGCGGCCGGGCGTGGTCAGCAGGCCGCGCAGGTACTGTTCGGCGCGCACTCGGCGGTCCCGCCGGCCCAGCAGGGAGAAGAGGACGGCGCTCAGTTCGTCGACGATGTCGTCGAAGGCCCCGGTGTCGTGGGAGGCGGCGCGCTGGTGGGGCAGCGTCAGGGTGCCGGCTGAGTCGCTTGTACCGAGGGTCAGTGTGTTCACGATGCTCCAGCGGTATGGGGTGGGCAGTGGCGGCCTCACCTCCACCATCGCTGGAACGACCCCGATCTCACGAGGTGTGCCGGGGACCTGAATGCGTGCCCCGCCGCATCGGCGGTCACCTGCGGTCGGAATATATGAACTTGGGATTGCCGTACTGGTTACCGGGGCCGGTACGGCGCAATACGGCGTCGGTACGGGGTGTGCCGGGACAACAACCGACCGGCGCCGGGGTGGGGTACGACACCACCCCGGCGCCGCCCGCTCAGCGGATCCGCAGGTGCGCGAGGTAGGAGCGCACGTTGCGGCGCGTC is part of the Kitasatospora setae KM-6054 genome and harbors:
- a CDS encoding IS701 family transposase; the encoded protein is MNTLTLGTSDSAGTLTLPHQRAASHDTGAFDDIVDELSAVLFSLLGRRDRRVRAEQYLRGLLTTPGRKSIRNIAARLGGAGVDQSLHHFISSSAWDWRPLRIALADHIEQTAAPRAWVVRPIHIPKAGRHSVGVDEQFAPHLGQVFRGQQALGVWLASPELSAPVNWRMVLPGPWTNDPERREQAELPEGTGAESAGECAVSAAVEMARLWGIPHRPVLLDLRRRGDISTATEQLTAGGVPFLIRISPSSRMAVADPALPGHRAGSLPAQRVLELVKGMRIPVSWPDAAHGNTARTSLAATVPVAMPGPLRSKPRRLLLLGEWSDPAQPPSQMWITDMTHASVGSLLRLAKLNGRVEQDLARIGDRVGLRDFVGRSFRGWHRHMTLASVAHTAIALSTCG